The Macaca fascicularis isolate 582-1 chromosome 1, T2T-MFA8v1.1 genome includes a window with the following:
- the LOC102139667 gene encoding olfactory receptor 14A16-like, whose protein sequence is MSKEMNNFTFGRTFFLMGFSDIRKTQILHSVLFLLIYLVALLGNLLIITLIIKDHRLHMPMYFFLKNLSFLDLCLISITVPKSITNSLMNCNTISFLGCVCQVFFFFLLGTTEVALLTVMSYDRYVAICHPLRYEVIMSHEACVQTAVSSWVSGSLNAILHTACTFSVPMCGFPEVHHFFCDIPQLLSLACSYNTGELVIIGLSLVLDFGCFVFIDISYIHIFFTVLRIPSKEGRSKAFSTCLPHLIVVTLFFSSGFFAYLRPLPKSPSPLDLLVSVFYTVMPPTLNPFIYSLRNKDMKMAIWELQISR, encoded by the coding sequence ATGTCCAAAGAAATGAACAACTTCACCTTTGGGAGAACATTCTTCCTCATGGGGTTCTCTGACATTCGGAAGACCCAGATCCTACATTCTGTGCTCTTTTTGCTAATTTACCTGGTGGCACTGCTGGGGAATCTTCTCATCATCACCCTCATCATCAAGGATCATCGGCTCCACATGCCCATGTACTTTTTCCTAAAGAACCTATCTTTCCTAGATCTGTGTCTCATTTCCATCACTGTTCCTAAGTCCATCACAAACTCCCTGATGAATTGCAACACCATTTCATTCCTTGGATGTGTGTgtcaggtttttttcttctttctcttaggCACTACAGAAGTAGCTCTTCTCACGGTCATGTCCTATGACCGCTACGTTGCCATCTGCCACCCACTCAGATATGAGGTCATAATGAGTCATGAAGCCTGTGTGCAGACAGCTGTCTCTTCATGGGTCAGTGGAAGCCTCAACGCAATCCTGCACACAGCTTGCACCTTCTCTGTACCCATGTGTGGGTTTCCTGAGGTTCATCATTTCTTTTGTGATATCCCACAACTGCTCTCCCTTGCCTGTTCTTACAACACTGGTGAATTGGTAATCATTGGGCTCAGCCTCGTGTTGGATTTTGGCTGCTTTGTGTTTATTGACATTTCTTACATTCACATATTCTTCACTGTGCTGAGGATACCCTCCAAAGAAGGCAGGTCCAAAGCTTTCTCCACATGCCTGCCTCATCTCATTgttgtaactttatttttctcttcagggTTTTTTGCCTATTTACGCCCTCTGCCTAAATCTCCATCACCCTTGGATTTGCTGGTTTCAGTGTTCTACACTGTGATGCCACCCACTCTGAATCCCTTCATCTATAGCCTAAGAAATAAGGATATGAAGATGGCAATCTGGGAACTACAAATTAGTAGATAG
- the OR1C1 gene encoding olfactory receptor 1C1, whose translation MEKRNLTVVREFVLLGLPSSAEQQHLLSVLFLCMYLATTLGNMLIIVTIGFDSRLHSPMYFFLSNLAFVDICFTSTTVPQMVVNILTGTKTISFAGCLSQLFFFVTFVNMDSLLLCVMAYDRYVAICHPLHYTATMNLCLCVQLMAGLWLVTYLHALLHTVLTARLSFCASNIIHHFFCDLNPLLQLSCSDVSFNVMIIFAVGGLLAITPLVCILISYGIIFSTVLKITSTQGKQRAVSTCSCHLSVVVVFYGTAIAVYFSPSSSHTPESDTVSTVMYSVVAPMLNPFIYTIRNRDMKRGLQKMLFKCTVFQRNNDLSD comes from the coding sequence atggaaaaaagaaatctaacaGTCGTCAGGGAATTCGTCCTTCTGGGACTCCCTAGTTCAGCAGAGCAGCAGCACCTCCTGTCTGTGCTCTTTCTCTGTATGTATTTAGCCACCACCTTGGGGAACATGCTCATCATTGTGACCATTGGCTTTGACTCTCGCCTCCATTCCCCTATGTATTTCTTCCTTAGTAACTTGGCCTTCGTTGACATTTGTTTTACGTCGACTACTGTCCCCCAAATGGTAGTGAATATCTTGACTGGCACCAAGACTATCTCTTTTGCAGGCTGCCTCAGTCAGCTCTTCTTCTTCGTTACTTTTGTGAATATGGACAGCCTCCTTCTGTGTGTGATGGCATATGATAGATATGTGGCGATTTGCCACCCCTTACATTACACTGCCACAATGAACCTGTGCCTTTGTGTCCAGCTAATGGCTGGACTGTGGCTTGTTACTTACCTCCATGCCCTCCTGCATACTGTCTTAACAGCACGGCTGTCCTTCTGTGCCTCCAATATCATCCATCATTTCTTCTGTGATCTCAACCCTCTCCTGCAGCTCTCTTGCTCTGACGTCTCCTTCAACGTAATGATCATTTTTGCAGTAGGAGGTCTATTGGCTATCACGCCCCTTGTCTGTATCCTCATATCTTATGGAATTATCTTCTCCACTGTTCTGAAGATCACCTCTACTCAGGGGAAGCAGAGAGCTGTTTCCACCTGTAGCTGCCACCTGtcagtggtggtggtgttttatGGCACAGCCATCGCTGTCTACTTCAGTCCTTCATCCTCCCATACGCCTGAGAGTGACACTGTGTCAACCGTCATGTATTCAGTGGTGGCCCCGATGCTGAATCCTTTCATCTATACCATAAGGAACAGGGATATGAAGAGAGGACTTCAGAAAATGCTTTTCAAGTGCACAGTCTTTCAGCGCAATAATGACCTCAGTGACTGA